A single Tuberibacillus sp. Marseille-P3662 DNA region contains:
- the cyoE gene encoding heme o synthase, with protein MGKPFATYEPTRVMEPGPLSEANPSGTWKDFLTISKTGIVISNLITTFTGIWLALTFNEYAFLDYIMTIIYALIGTALIIAGGCCFNNYIDRDIDQLMERTQERPSATGRLDERQVLWAGIAMSILGTMSLMLAHYAAAILGLIGLFVYVVVYTWWLKRTHSLNTIVGGISGAIPPMIGWAAIDPSLSTGIPWLLFMVMFLWQPPHFLALAIKRVEEYRKAGIPMLPVVAGFEFTKRQMTTYVLVLFPVSLLLYELGAIYLIAAIVLGLGWIAVSLYGFYMKDTIKWARIMFVYSLNYMTIMFIVMVVSVI; from the coding sequence ATGGGCAAGCCCTTTGCCACCTATGAACCTACGCGTGTTATGGAACCGGGTCCATTGTCGGAGGCCAATCCTTCGGGGACTTGGAAAGACTTCCTAACGATTTCGAAAACAGGGATTGTCATATCCAATTTAATTACAACGTTCACTGGGATTTGGCTAGCATTAACTTTTAACGAATACGCATTTTTAGATTATATTATGACGATCATTTATGCTTTGATCGGTACGGCTTTAATTATTGCCGGTGGCTGTTGTTTTAATAATTACATTGATCGGGATATCGATCAATTAATGGAACGAACCCAGGAACGTCCATCGGCAACGGGGCGACTAGATGAAAGGCAAGTTCTATGGGCTGGTATTGCCATGTCTATATTGGGTACAATGAGCTTAATGTTAGCGCACTATGCGGCGGCAATTTTGGGGCTTATTGGCTTGTTTGTCTATGTTGTTGTTTATACCTGGTGGTTAAAACGCACTCATTCGTTAAACACTATTGTTGGCGGCATTTCTGGTGCCATACCGCCGATGATTGGTTGGGCTGCGATTGATCCCTCATTGAGCACTGGTATACCATGGTTATTGTTTATGGTTATGTTTCTGTGGCAGCCGCCTCATTTTTTGGCACTTGCTATCAAACGGGTTGAGGAATATCGTAAAGCGGGTATTCCGATGTTACCGGTTGTCGCTGGATTCGAGTTTACCAAAAGGCAAATGACGACTTACGTTCTAGTTCTGTTTCCAGTCTCACTTTTATTATATGAACTAGGTGCGATTTATTTAATAGCGGCCATTGTTCTGGGTCTCGGGTGGATCGCTGTTAGCCTATATGGGTTTTATATGAAAGATACAATCAAATGGGCACGGATCATGTTTGTGTATTCTTTGAATTATATGACCATTATGTTCATTGTTATGGTTGTGTCTGTTATTTAG
- a CDS encoding COX15/CtaA family protein: MRQNKLFIFSIVATLGMFIVILMGALVTNTGSANGCGRSWPLCYGEVVPSDVKKETLIEFSHRIISGLMGLIVIIHAIWSWLRYAHIKWTKLLAVLSVFFVAFQGLLGGAAVIWQQSSFILALHFGFSLISFASVLMLTIIVYEQTRYRTTIRPKITTAMRLNLTGMFIYLYLLIYSGAFVRHTDSALGCRGWPLCNGEWIPELYSRAGVQFIHRVLAGVLIIWLATTFIRVVLKYRDEVWLYWGITLSIGLILLQAFTGAMVVLTLMDISFLLLHASFVTLLFGALGFLVMIAWRKPRS, encoded by the coding sequence TTGAGACAAAACAAATTATTTATTTTTAGTATTGTAGCCACACTTGGGATGTTTATTGTCATCTTAATGGGTGCTCTAGTAACGAACACTGGGTCTGCTAACGGGTGTGGACGATCTTGGCCACTCTGTTATGGGGAAGTTGTCCCGTCGGATGTAAAGAAAGAAACCCTCATTGAGTTCAGCCATCGTATTATTTCTGGATTAATGGGGCTTATTGTTATCATTCACGCCATTTGGAGTTGGCTTCGTTATGCCCACATTAAATGGACAAAATTATTAGCCGTTCTATCCGTTTTCTTTGTCGCATTTCAAGGTCTATTAGGAGGAGCCGCTGTCATTTGGCAACAGTCTTCCTTTATTCTAGCCTTGCATTTTGGTTTCTCATTGATTTCATTTGCCAGTGTTCTGATGCTAACCATTATTGTTTACGAACAGACCAGGTACCGCACTACCATTCGACCTAAGATTACAACGGCAATGCGTCTGAATCTTACAGGAATGTTTATCTATCTTTATCTTTTAATTTACTCCGGTGCCTTCGTTCGACACACCGACTCAGCCTTAGGGTGTCGCGGCTGGCCACTGTGTAATGGCGAATGGATTCCTGAACTTTATAGCCGCGCTGGTGTCCAGTTCATCCATAGAGTGCTGGCTGGCGTCCTCATCATCTGGTTAGCGACCACGTTCATTCGCGTCGTGCTTAAATATCGTGATGAAGTTTGGCTTTATTGGGGAATCACATTAAGCATTGGGCTTATTCTTCTTCAGGCTTTTACGGGAGCCATGGTTGTGTTAACACTTATGGATATCAGCTTTTTGCTTCTGCATGCCTCCTTCGTGACATTGCTATTCGGGGCTTTAGGTTTTCTCGTCATGATTGCTTGGCGAAAACCCAGATCATAA